In Microbacterium sp. SLBN-146, one genomic interval encodes:
- a CDS encoding ExeM/NucH family extracellular endonuclease — MEVLVRLPLRSSALAVAAVTAVALLGVAPAASAEPPSDLFLSEVVEGSSNNKAVEIYNGTGAPVDLSAGGYALQYFFNGGVNAGLTITLTGTVASGDVHVVAQSSANAVLLEAADQTNGAGWFNGDDAIALVKGGVLIDVFGQIGFDPGTEWGTGLVSTADNTLRRQADVCAGDPSGSDAFDPASEWDGFATDTFDGIGTHTADCGDVEPSVVINEFSASTAGTDVEYVELLARGVSDLSGYALLGIEGDAPVFGVVDNVLTFPAPDATGRSLLELPANTLENGTLSLLLVTGTIPAAGSDIDANDDGVIDEGLGFEIVDSVAVNDGGAGDRTYGTVTLGVAYDGLSFAPGGASRIPDGVDTDATSDWTRNDFDLAGIDGFTGTLATGEAVNTPGAPNALTLEPEGPGEGAADCNAQPVTIGSVQGSGATTPVAGSTVLIEGTVVGDFQSGGFDGYYVQDAGDGNPATSDAVFVYAPGGAEVSLGDVVSVAGTAEEAFGMTQVRLADVEVCTTGAALPAATELTLPATTEQREALEGMRVTLPQQLAVGETFEFGRFGTITLTLGRQFQPTQLYDAGSAEAIALAEKNLVESITVDDGRSNQNPDPAIHPNGQEFTLANLFRSGDLVTDTTGVLDYRFDTWGIQPTQGAEVEVGNPRAPAPQVAGALTVASFNVLNYFTTLTGPDARGANDAVEFERQEAKIVTALAEIDADVFGLIEIENNGTAVATLTDALNARLGSDVYDYVETGVIGGDAITTALLYKPASVTPVGAFQLMDQSKDARWLDAFNRPGLTQSFKDARGATFTVVVNHLKSKGSDCNAVGDPTDPNGQGNCNGVRTQAATALASWLATDPTGQGAGRELILGDLNAYAQEDPMQALYAAGYTDLADDDSYTYIFDGMLGSLDHALAGSAILGEVAGAAVWNVNADEPSLIDYDMSFKAPAQDALYAPDAYRSSDHDPIVVGLNLKAPDLVKPTATVKTGSSFTVKTGETYDLVSFKLYDAGKIDKVTLNGKLKDLTNNTWSDINFIKPGVFGGVRGVNTLVVYDVAGNTQTYTFTLN; from the coding sequence ATGGAGGTACTCGTGCGCCTGCCGCTTCGATCGTCCGCTCTCGCCGTCGCAGCCGTCACGGCGGTCGCTCTTCTCGGCGTCGCGCCGGCCGCTTCGGCCGAACCGCCGTCCGACTTGTTCCTGAGCGAGGTCGTCGAGGGCTCGTCCAACAACAAGGCCGTCGAGATCTACAACGGCACGGGCGCTCCGGTCGACCTCTCGGCGGGCGGCTACGCGCTGCAGTACTTCTTCAACGGCGGCGTCAACGCGGGGCTCACGATCACCCTCACGGGGACCGTCGCCTCCGGAGACGTCCACGTCGTCGCCCAGTCCTCCGCGAACGCCGTGCTCCTCGAGGCGGCCGACCAGACGAACGGCGCCGGCTGGTTCAACGGCGACGACGCCATCGCGCTCGTCAAGGGGGGCGTCCTCATCGACGTCTTCGGGCAGATCGGGTTCGACCCGGGCACGGAGTGGGGCACGGGCCTCGTGTCGACGGCCGACAACACGCTGCGTCGTCAGGCGGACGTCTGCGCGGGCGACCCCAGCGGCTCGGACGCCTTCGACCCGGCATCCGAATGGGACGGCTTCGCAACCGACACGTTCGACGGGATCGGAACCCACACCGCCGACTGCGGTGACGTCGAGCCGTCCGTCGTGATCAACGAGTTCTCGGCCTCCACCGCGGGTACCGACGTCGAGTACGTCGAGCTGCTCGCGCGGGGCGTGAGCGACCTCTCCGGCTACGCCCTCCTCGGCATCGAGGGCGATGCGCCCGTCTTCGGTGTCGTCGACAACGTCCTCACCTTCCCGGCACCGGATGCCACGGGCCGCTCGCTCCTCGAGCTCCCCGCCAACACTCTCGAGAACGGCACCCTGAGCCTCCTCCTCGTCACGGGGACGATCCCCGCGGCGGGCTCCGACATCGACGCGAACGACGACGGCGTCATCGACGAGGGTCTCGGCTTCGAGATCGTCGACTCGGTCGCCGTCAACGACGGCGGCGCGGGCGACCGCACCTACGGCACCGTGACGCTCGGCGTCGCCTACGACGGACTGTCCTTCGCGCCCGGGGGCGCGTCCCGCATCCCCGACGGCGTCGACACCGACGCGACGTCCGACTGGACCCGGAACGACTTCGACCTCGCGGGCATCGACGGCTTCACGGGCACGCTCGCCACGGGCGAGGCCGTCAACACCCCCGGCGCGCCCAACGCTCTCACGCTCGAGCCCGAGGGCCCGGGCGAAGGCGCCGCCGATTGCAACGCGCAGCCCGTCACGATCGGATCGGTCCAGGGCTCCGGCGCCACGACTCCCGTCGCCGGGTCGACGGTTCTCATCGAGGGCACCGTCGTCGGCGACTTCCAGTCGGGTGGTTTCGACGGCTACTACGTGCAGGATGCCGGTGACGGCAACCCTGCGACGTCTGACGCGGTCTTCGTCTACGCGCCGGGCGGCGCCGAGGTGAGCCTCGGAGACGTGGTCAGCGTCGCGGGCACGGCAGAAGAGGCGTTCGGCATGACGCAGGTCCGCCTCGCCGACGTAGAGGTCTGCACCACCGGGGCGGCGCTGCCCGCAGCCACCGAGCTGACGCTTCCCGCGACGACCGAGCAGCGCGAAGCCCTCGAGGGCATGCGTGTGACGCTGCCGCAACAGCTCGCGGTCGGCGAGACCTTCGAGTTCGGCCGTTTCGGCACGATCACGCTGACGCTCGGTCGCCAGTTCCAACCGACGCAGCTCTACGACGCGGGATCCGCTGAAGCGATCGCGCTCGCCGAGAAGAACCTCGTCGAATCGATCACGGTCGACGACGGCCGGAGCAACCAGAACCCCGACCCTGCGATCCATCCGAACGGCCAGGAGTTCACGCTCGCGAATCTGTTCCGCAGCGGCGACCTCGTGACGGACACGACGGGCGTCCTCGATTACCGCTTCGACACCTGGGGGATCCAGCCGACCCAGGGCGCGGAGGTCGAGGTCGGCAACCCGCGCGCGCCCGCCCCGCAGGTCGCCGGTGCCCTCACGGTCGCGAGCTTCAACGTGCTCAACTACTTCACGACCCTGACGGGACCCGACGCGCGCGGAGCGAACGACGCCGTCGAGTTCGAACGGCAGGAGGCGAAGATCGTCACGGCACTCGCCGAGATCGACGCCGACGTGTTCGGGCTCATCGAGATCGAGAACAACGGCACGGCGGTCGCGACCCTCACCGACGCGCTCAACGCGCGGCTGGGCAGCGATGTCTACGACTACGTCGAGACGGGCGTCATCGGGGGTGACGCCATCACGACGGCGCTCCTCTACAAGCCCGCGTCGGTCACGCCCGTCGGCGCCTTCCAGCTGATGGATCAGTCGAAGGATGCACGTTGGCTCGACGCCTTCAACCGTCCCGGGCTCACGCAGAGCTTCAAGGACGCACGCGGCGCGACGTTCACGGTCGTCGTCAACCACCTCAAGTCGAAGGGATCCGACTGCAACGCGGTCGGCGACCCGACCGACCCGAACGGGCAGGGCAACTGCAACGGCGTGCGCACGCAGGCCGCGACAGCGCTCGCGTCGTGGCTCGCGACCGACCCGACGGGTCAGGGCGCGGGGCGCGAGCTCATCCTCGGCGACCTCAACGCCTACGCGCAGGAGGACCCCATGCAGGCGCTCTACGCGGCCGGGTACACCGACCTGGCCGACGACGACTCGTACACCTACATCTTCGACGGGATGCTGGGGTCGCTCGATCACGCCCTCGCGGGTTCCGCGATCCTGGGTGAGGTCGCCGGCGCCGCCGTGTGGAACGTGAACGCCGACGAGCCGAGCCTCATCGACTACGACATGTCGTTCAAGGCCCCCGCGCAGGACGCGCTCTATGCGCCGGACGCGTATCGGTCGAGCGACCACGATCCGATCGTGGTCGGCTTGAACCTGAAGGCGCCCGACCTGGTCAAGCCGACGGCGACGGTCAAGACGGGCTCGTCGTTCACGGTCAAGACGGGCGAGACCTACGACCTCGTGAGCTTCAAGCTCTACGACGCGGGCAAGATCGACAAGGTCACGCTCAACGGCAAGCTGAAGGACCTGACCAACAACACCTGGTCGGACATCAACTTCATCAAGCCGGGCGTCTTCGGTGGAGTGCGCGGCGTCAATACGCTCGTCGTCTACGACGTCGCGGGCAACACGCAGACGTACACGTTCACGCTCAACTGA
- a CDS encoding low molecular weight protein-tyrosine-phosphatase yields MTATAVDPFRVVFVCTGNICRSPMAEVVFRSFADTAGLGSRVVSTSAGTGDWHVGEQADRRTLDALARRGYDGARHRARQFTLTDFATNDLVVALDRSHERILRGWARDEADADRIALLMPFDTNAGAVDVPDPYYAGAGMFDEVLAMIESASRALFRQLEPAIRPVA; encoded by the coding sequence ATGACCGCGACCGCCGTGGATCCGTTCCGCGTCGTGTTCGTCTGCACCGGGAACATCTGTCGTTCGCCGATGGCCGAGGTCGTCTTCCGCTCCTTCGCGGATACTGCGGGACTCGGCTCGCGCGTCGTATCCACGAGCGCCGGCACAGGCGACTGGCACGTGGGTGAGCAGGCCGACCGCCGCACCCTCGACGCGCTCGCGCGCCGGGGATACGACGGAGCCCGCCACCGCGCGCGCCAGTTCACGCTGACGGATTTCGCGACGAACGACCTGGTCGTGGCGCTCGATCGCAGCCACGAGCGGATCCTGCGCGGCTGGGCACGCGACGAGGCCGACGCCGACCGGATCGCCCTCCTGATGCCGTTCGACACGAACGCCGGAGCCGTCGACGTCCCCGACCCGTACTACGCCGGCGCCGGGATGTTCGACGAGGTGCTCGCTATGATCGAGAGCGCAAGCCGGGCGCTCTTCCGGCAACTCGAACCCGCGATCCGCCCGGTGGCATAG
- the purB gene encoding adenylosuccinate lyase, which translates to MTSLPPQPLSPLDGRYRAAVSGLADYLSEAGLNRARVEVEVEWLIALTDRSLFGTTPLSDGDKTRLRALYVDFGQDEIDWLAAKEAVTRHDVKAIEYLVRDRLTTLGLDGIAELTHFAATSEDINSASYGLTVKRAVERVWLPKLRSVIEKLRGLAIEHRDAAMLSRTHGQPATPSTMGKELAVFAWRLERVAAQIEGGEYLAKFSGATGTWSAHLAAEPSVDWPELSRGFIEGLGIGFNVLTTQIESHDWQVELYDRARHAGGILHNLATDVWTYISLGFFSQIPVAGATGSSTMPHKINPIRFENAEANLEIAGGLFATLASTLVTSRMQRDLTDSTTQRNIGVAFGHSLLALDNLERGLGEISLAQPVLDADLDANWEVLAEAIQTVVRAEIAAGRSRITDPYALLKDLTRGRRVGGPELAEFVRGLDIGDAAKERLLALTPATYTGLASRLVDELG; encoded by the coding sequence GTGACGTCTCTGCCTCCCCAGCCGCTCAGCCCTCTCGACGGCCGCTACCGCGCCGCCGTCTCGGGCCTCGCCGACTACCTCTCCGAGGCGGGCCTGAACCGCGCTCGCGTCGAGGTCGAGGTCGAGTGGCTCATCGCCCTCACCGACCGGTCGCTCTTCGGGACGACGCCCCTGTCCGACGGCGACAAGACGCGGCTGAGGGCTCTGTACGTCGACTTCGGTCAGGACGAGATCGACTGGCTCGCCGCGAAGGAAGCGGTCACACGCCACGACGTCAAGGCCATCGAGTACCTCGTCCGCGACCGGCTGACGACCCTGGGGCTCGACGGCATTGCCGAGCTCACGCACTTCGCCGCGACGAGCGAGGACATCAACTCCGCGTCCTATGGCCTGACGGTGAAGCGCGCCGTCGAGCGCGTGTGGCTGCCGAAGCTCCGCTCCGTCATCGAGAAGCTGCGCGGCCTCGCGATCGAACACCGGGATGCCGCGATGCTGTCGCGCACGCACGGTCAGCCGGCGACCCCCTCGACGATGGGCAAGGAGCTCGCCGTCTTCGCGTGGCGCCTCGAGCGCGTCGCCGCGCAGATCGAGGGCGGCGAGTATCTCGCGAAGTTCTCCGGCGCGACCGGCACGTGGTCGGCGCACCTCGCCGCGGAGCCGTCGGTCGACTGGCCCGAACTCTCGCGGGGGTTCATCGAGGGCCTCGGGATCGGGTTCAACGTCCTCACGACGCAGATCGAGTCGCACGACTGGCAGGTCGAGCTCTACGATCGGGCGCGGCATGCCGGTGGCATCCTGCACAATCTCGCGACGGATGTCTGGACGTACATCTCTCTCGGCTTCTTCTCGCAGATCCCCGTCGCCGGTGCGACCGGGTCGTCGACCATGCCGCACAAGATCAACCCGATCCGGTTCGAGAACGCGGAGGCGAACCTCGAGATCGCCGGGGGGCTGTTCGCGACGCTCGCCTCGACCCTCGTGACATCGCGGATGCAGCGCGACCTCACCGACTCGACGACGCAGCGCAACATCGGCGTCGCGTTCGGTCATTCGCTCCTCGCGCTCGACAACCTCGAGCGTGGCCTCGGCGAGATCTCGCTCGCGCAGCCGGTTCTCGACGCCGACCTCGATGCCAACTGGGAAGTGCTCGCCGAGGCCATCCAGACCGTCGTTCGCGCCGAGATCGCGGCGGGTCGGTCGCGGATCACCGACCCGTACGCGCTCCTGAAGGACCTCACGCGCGGCCGCCGCGTCGGCGGACCCGAACTCGCCGAGTTCGTTCGCGGACTCGACATCGGGGATGCCGCGAAGGAGCGCCTCCTCGCTCTCACGCCCGCGACCTACACGGGCCTCGCTTCGCGTCTCGTCGACGAACTCGGCTGA
- a CDS encoding amino acid transporter yields MTDRPTRRDLMKPVQLLGLAFGSALFAGIVTLISMGFFQQRFEGQSERALVVAAVVAGVTFIVVLVVVALLLLAVDPAQVTKTVDRPVLVDDEPETPDATASGPAAPRT; encoded by the coding sequence GTGACCGACCGCCCCACCCGTCGCGACCTCATGAAGCCCGTGCAGCTGCTCGGGCTCGCCTTCGGCTCCGCCCTGTTCGCAGGCATCGTGACGCTCATCTCGATGGGCTTCTTCCAGCAGCGGTTCGAGGGTCAGTCCGAACGCGCGCTCGTCGTCGCCGCCGTCGTGGCGGGCGTGACGTTCATCGTCGTGCTCGTCGTCGTCGCCCTGCTTCTGCTCGCGGTCGACCCCGCCCAGGTCACGAAGACCGTGGATCGCCCGGTTCTCGTTGACGACGAGCCCGAAACCCCGGATGCCACGGCCTCCGGCCCCGCCGCACCCCGCACCTGA
- a CDS encoding acyl-CoA synthetase, whose protein sequence is MTSAPSARTFEVRHVQLARAAFAAIAAVMITFSPDHSAAVGLAVFSGFAIATGLVLLLSVWLVYPAGVRWPAVLLGIVTVGAGMVSGLGPVRETIGFFAVVITWAVIAGVIELVAGIVGIRSARPRTVAVRPGEVAPWSDGTPRTLMPRGEARDAIVIGAVGLVLALGLLLVQPGYALDYTIEEADATYTLTGITIAVGLFGAYAAIVAVYLGIAGFSPRTAPASQADAPTKESA, encoded by the coding sequence GTGACCTCAGCTCCTTCCGCCCGCACTTTCGAGGTGCGCCACGTGCAGCTCGCGCGTGCCGCGTTCGCGGCGATCGCGGCGGTCATGATCACGTTCTCACCCGATCATTCGGCGGCGGTCGGTCTCGCGGTGTTCAGCGGCTTCGCGATCGCGACGGGTCTCGTGCTCCTCCTCTCCGTGTGGCTCGTGTACCCGGCAGGCGTCCGCTGGCCCGCGGTCCTGCTCGGGATCGTGACCGTGGGCGCGGGCATGGTGAGCGGTCTCGGGCCCGTGCGCGAGACGATCGGGTTCTTCGCGGTCGTCATCACGTGGGCGGTCATCGCCGGCGTGATCGAGCTCGTCGCGGGGATCGTCGGCATCCGTTCCGCTCGTCCGCGCACGGTGGCGGTTCGACCCGGCGAGGTGGCCCCCTGGAGCGACGGGACGCCGCGCACCCTCATGCCCCGCGGTGAAGCGCGCGATGCGATCGTCATCGGCGCCGTCGGACTCGTCCTGGCCCTCGGTCTTCTTCTCGTCCAGCCGGGCTACGCGCTCGACTACACGATCGAAGAGGCCGACGCGACCTACACGCTCACGGGCATCACGATCGCCGTCGGTCTCTTCGGAGCCTACGCCGCGATCGTCGCCGTCTACCTCGGCATCGCGGGCTTCTCTCCGCGGACCGCTCCCGCGTCGCAGGCCGACGCCCCCACGAAGGAATCCGCGTGA
- a CDS encoding bile acid:sodium symporter — MTRRGPGWADGAERHQVALYLGAIAVAAVFGFAAPDAALPLEHAITPILALLLYATFLGVPFARVVRAVRDGRFITVVLVVNFVLVPLIVWALSRVVAHDAALLIGVLLVLLAPCIDYVVVFTGIAGGDRERLLAATPLLMLLQIALLPGYLWLMAGPDVLTSFDARPFVEAFLLLVVLPLALAAATQAWARRVDFARRIVAVASVVMVPLMMATLAVVVASQVSAVGGQLARLAPVALVFVAFVLVAVSVAALAARTARLDVPATRAVVFSGTTRNSLVVLPLALALPEPLAPLVVVTQTLVELVAMVVLVLIVPRLIRDRGTAAEGPFRRAI, encoded by the coding sequence ATGACGCGGCGCGGCCCGGGTTGGGCGGACGGGGCTGAGCGGCATCAGGTCGCGCTCTACCTGGGAGCGATCGCCGTCGCGGCCGTGTTCGGCTTCGCCGCTCCGGATGCCGCGCTGCCCCTCGAGCACGCCATCACCCCGATTCTGGCGCTCCTCCTTTATGCGACCTTTCTCGGAGTGCCGTTCGCGCGCGTCGTCCGCGCCGTGCGCGATGGGAGGTTCATCACCGTCGTCCTGGTGGTCAACTTCGTGCTCGTGCCGCTCATCGTCTGGGCGCTCTCGCGCGTGGTCGCCCACGATGCCGCGCTCCTCATCGGCGTCCTGCTCGTCCTCCTGGCGCCGTGCATCGACTATGTCGTCGTCTTCACGGGGATCGCGGGGGGCGACCGGGAACGACTGCTCGCCGCGACGCCTCTCCTCATGCTGCTGCAGATCGCCCTGCTCCCGGGCTACCTCTGGCTCATGGCAGGACCCGACGTCCTGACCTCCTTCGACGCCCGCCCGTTCGTGGAGGCGTTCCTCCTCCTCGTCGTCCTTCCCCTCGCGCTCGCCGCCGCGACGCAGGCGTGGGCGCGGCGTGTCGACTTCGCGCGGCGGATCGTCGCCGTGGCATCCGTCGTCATGGTGCCGCTCATGATGGCGACGCTCGCCGTCGTCGTCGCGTCGCAGGTCTCCGCTGTCGGCGGTCAGCTCGCGCGACTCGCGCCCGTCGCGCTGGTCTTCGTCGCCTTCGTGCTCGTCGCGGTGTCGGTCGCCGCGCTCGCTGCGCGCACGGCACGCCTCGACGTTCCCGCGACGAGGGCGGTCGTCTTCAGCGGGACGACGCGCAACTCTCTCGTCGTGCTTCCTCTCGCGCTCGCGCTTCCGGAACCGCTCGCGCCGCTCGTCGTCGTGACGCAGACCCTCGTCGAGCTGGTCGCGATGGTGGTGCTCGTCCTGATCGTTCCTCGCCTCATCCGTGACCGCGGAACGGCAGCGGAGGGACCGTTCAGGCGTGCGATCTAG
- a CDS encoding siderophore-interacting protein: MALSSRTAPRAPRPVVELEVISVERLSPELVRVRLGGAGFAQFEDRDETDKYVKLKFTDPDGHPVTRTYTLRHVDRQAQTLDIDFVVHGDDGLAGPWAASVQPGARIGFMGPGGGYRPNPDAAWHLFIGDLSAVPAISAALDALPADAVGTALIEVESDEAILRLAGPEGVEVHWIVDPSHEPGRLAAAVRELAWRDGHVDVFAHGERESMKALRGALFDDRGLDRGQVSISGYWARGRTEDRFQAEKREPIGQIFPAA; this comes from the coding sequence GTGGCCCTTTCCTCTCGTACCGCTCCCCGCGCACCCCGTCCTGTCGTCGAACTCGAGGTGATCTCCGTCGAGCGACTGAGCCCGGAGCTCGTACGCGTCCGGCTCGGGGGTGCGGGCTTCGCGCAGTTCGAGGACCGCGACGAAACCGACAAGTACGTCAAGCTCAAGTTCACGGACCCCGACGGCCACCCCGTGACCCGCACCTACACCCTCCGTCACGTCGACCGGCAGGCGCAGACGCTCGACATCGACTTCGTCGTGCACGGCGACGACGGACTCGCGGGGCCGTGGGCGGCATCCGTCCAGCCCGGCGCCCGTATCGGCTTCATGGGTCCGGGTGGCGGGTATCGGCCGAATCCGGATGCCGCGTGGCACCTCTTCATCGGCGACCTCTCCGCCGTCCCGGCCATCTCGGCGGCGCTTGATGCCTTGCCCGCCGACGCCGTGGGCACCGCGCTCATCGAGGTCGAGTCCGACGAGGCGATCCTTCGACTCGCCGGGCCCGAGGGGGTCGAGGTGCATTGGATCGTCGATCCGTCGCACGAGCCCGGACGCCTCGCCGCCGCCGTCCGCGAACTGGCGTGGCGTGACGGTCACGTCGACGTCTTCGCTCACGGGGAGCGAGAGTCGATGAAGGCTCTCCGCGGCGCACTGTTCGACGACCGCGGACTCGATCGCGGCCAGGTGTCGATCTCGGGGTATTGGGCCCGCGGCCGGACGGAGGACCGCTTCCAAGCCGAGAAGCGGGAGCCGATAGGCCAGATCTTCCCCGCGGCATGA
- a CDS encoding SDR family oxidoreductase, with the protein MPKKPIDIAVPDLTGKRALVTGASDGVGVHIAMRLARAGAEILMPVRNPEKGKAAVERIRDAVPTAQLELRSLDLSSLASVAALADELLDESRPIHVQINNAGLMTPPTRHVTADGFELQFATNHLGHFALTTRILPLLRAGSAHVVSQVSIAANSGAVNWDDLSWENGYRAGNAYSSSKIAQGLFAMELHRRSLEGGWGLRSNLSHPGITPTNLLAAQPQAGRDAPTRAFRVITALSRRGILVGTPESAALPAVYAATHAAAKGGHLYGPNGFQHLGGPPAEQKLYSRLESASEGQRIWDISEALTGVHVA; encoded by the coding sequence ATGCCGAAGAAGCCGATCGACATCGCCGTGCCCGACCTGACCGGAAAGCGCGCCCTTGTGACGGGTGCGAGTGACGGCGTCGGCGTGCACATCGCGATGCGCCTCGCACGCGCGGGCGCCGAGATCCTCATGCCCGTGCGCAATCCGGAGAAAGGGAAGGCGGCGGTCGAGCGCATTCGCGACGCCGTCCCGACGGCCCAGCTCGAGCTGCGGTCGCTCGACCTGTCGTCGCTCGCCTCGGTCGCCGCTCTCGCCGACGAGCTCCTCGACGAGAGCCGACCGATCCACGTGCAGATCAACAATGCCGGGCTCATGACGCCTCCCACGCGGCACGTCACCGCCGACGGCTTCGAGCTCCAGTTCGCCACCAACCACCTCGGCCACTTCGCGCTGACGACACGGATCCTTCCGCTCCTTCGCGCGGGCAGCGCCCACGTCGTGAGCCAGGTGAGCATCGCCGCGAACTCGGGGGCCGTCAACTGGGATGACCTGTCGTGGGAGAACGGATACCGTGCGGGGAACGCCTACAGCTCGTCGAAGATCGCGCAGGGGCTCTTCGCGATGGAACTTCATCGCCGGAGCCTCGAGGGCGGGTGGGGCCTCCGCAGCAACCTGTCGCACCCCGGCATCACCCCCACGAACCTGCTCGCCGCGCAGCCGCAGGCGGGGAGGGATGCCCCGACCCGCGCCTTCCGCGTCATCACGGCACTGTCGCGTCGTGGCATCCTGGTCGGCACGCCCGAATCGGCGGCGCTTCCCGCCGTCTACGCAGCGACGCACGCTGCCGCGAAGGGCGGACACCTCTATGGCCCCAACGGGTTCCAGCACCTCGGCGGTCCGCCCGCCGAGCAGAAGCTCTACTCGCGGCTGGAGAGCGCGTCGGAGGGGCAGCGAATCTGGGACATCTCCGAGGCGCTGACCGGCGTGCACGTCGCGTAG